One genomic window of Streptomonospora nanhaiensis includes the following:
- a CDS encoding FAD-dependent monooxygenase encodes MQRTKTILISGGGIAGPALAYWLREYGFTPVVVERAPRIRTGGQRIEMSGVGAEALHRMGLLERIRAESGPPPAGVFYLGRADRPAAMPSWDSPADDRPERAPFAVKRGVLGTVLYENAREGVEYVFDDSITAVEQSDDGVRVSFENSAPRRVDLVVGADGLFSNVRSLVFGPAERFTRFLGTNLVIFTVDNYLGHRDSMSWHMWPYRGCAITTFPGNAELEGLFLFRSTRPMEVRDLTVEQRMRLVERIYADAGWEVPGLLRQMRASRDFVFTPSTQIRMDSWTRGRVALVGDSGYCPDPMSGQGSTLALVGAYILAAELRAAGGDHTRALPAYDAAMRRFVAFSQGVGDYSTAFAAPRAGRWGTWAREQQIRALFAVIERARGLNLPVPAAWLGGELSLADYAPAA; translated from the coding sequence GTGCAGCGGACCAAGACCATTCTCATCTCCGGAGGCGGAATCGCGGGGCCCGCCCTGGCCTACTGGCTGCGCGAGTACGGGTTCACCCCCGTCGTGGTGGAGCGCGCCCCGCGGATCCGCACCGGCGGCCAGCGCATCGAGATGTCGGGGGTCGGCGCCGAGGCCCTGCACCGCATGGGGCTGCTGGAGCGGATCCGGGCCGAATCCGGGCCGCCGCCCGCCGGGGTCTTCTACCTGGGGAGGGCCGACCGCCCCGCGGCCATGCCGTCGTGGGACTCCCCGGCCGACGACCGGCCCGAGCGCGCCCCGTTCGCCGTCAAGCGCGGGGTGCTGGGCACGGTGCTCTACGAGAACGCCCGCGAGGGGGTGGAGTACGTCTTCGACGACTCCATCACCGCCGTCGAGCAGTCCGACGACGGCGTGCGGGTCTCCTTCGAGAACAGCGCGCCGCGCCGCGTCGACCTCGTGGTCGGGGCCGACGGCCTGTTCTCCAACGTGCGCTCCCTGGTGTTCGGCCCGGCCGAGCGCTTCACCCGGTTCCTCGGCACCAACCTGGTGATCTTCACCGTCGACAACTACCTGGGCCACCGCGACTCCATGTCCTGGCACATGTGGCCCTACCGGGGCTGCGCCATCACCACCTTCCCCGGCAACGCCGAACTCGAAGGGCTGTTCCTCTTCCGCAGCACCCGGCCGATGGAGGTCCGCGACCTCACCGTGGAGCAGCGCATGCGGCTGGTCGAGCGGATCTACGCCGACGCGGGGTGGGAGGTCCCCGGACTCCTGCGGCAGATGCGGGCCTCCCGCGACTTCGTCTTCACCCCCTCCACGCAGATCCGCATGGACTCATGGACCCGGGGCCGGGTGGCGCTGGTCGGCGACTCCGGGTACTGCCCCGACCCCATGTCCGGCCAGGGCTCCACGCTCGCCCTGGTGGGCGCCTACATCCTCGCCGCCGAACTGCGCGCCGCCGGCGGCGACCACACCCGGGCCCTGCCCGCCTACGACGCCGCCATGCGCCGGTTCGTCGCCTTCAGCCAGGGCGTGGGCGACTACAGCACCGCGTTCGCCGCGCCCCGGGCGGGCCGGTGGGGTACCTGGGCGCGCGAGCAGCAGATCCGCGCCCTGTTCGCCGTGATCGAGCGTGCGCGGGGGCTCAACCTCCCCGTTCCCGCCGCCTGGCTCGGCGGCGAGCTGAGCCTGGCCGACTACGCGCCCGCCGCCTGA